One region of Chryseobacterium sp. SORGH_AS_0447 genomic DNA includes:
- the sufD gene encoding Fe-S cluster assembly protein SufD, producing the protein MALKEQITENHQEFLESLRHRFLDEDRKVALQRFERTGFPTKRDEEYKYTNLKEITEKGYNFFPKESHNITKEQLDQLHLGEENFDWITFVNGKLHKELSKVSIENVEFLSFNYALNDEKHRDVFEKYFNTLASDKSAFTNLNQAYCKYGFFLKVPKNMVIEKPIHVFYISQNQEENTFYNTRNLLIVEEGAKVEIIESHHNFDSTYVLTNSVTEIFTYPNAKADWHKLQNDSDTSYLVDSTFARQEKDSLTTVNTFSFGGKLVRNNLDFIHNGSNINSFMNGITIIGKDQLVDHHTAVHHNFPNCESYQNYKGIFDGKSHGVFNGKVFVDKIAQKTNAYQQNNNVLLSEGAAIDTKPQLEIFADDVKCSHGCTVGQLNEDALFYLRARGISKKEAQALLLYAFANDAMQNIDIEPLKEKISKLLAEKLEVDIEF; encoded by the coding sequence ATGGCATTAAAAGAACAGATTACAGAAAACCATCAGGAATTTTTGGAAAGTCTTCGTCACCGATTTTTGGATGAAGACCGTAAAGTAGCCCTGCAACGATTTGAAAGAACCGGTTTTCCTACAAAAAGAGACGAAGAATATAAATATACCAATCTAAAGGAGATTACCGAAAAAGGATACAACTTTTTCCCAAAAGAAAGTCACAATATTACCAAAGAGCAATTGGACCAATTGCACCTGGGGGAAGAAAACTTTGACTGGATTACGTTTGTAAATGGTAAGCTTCATAAAGAATTATCAAAAGTTTCCATTGAAAATGTTGAATTTCTTTCTTTCAACTATGCGTTGAACGATGAAAAACACCGGGACGTTTTTGAGAAATATTTTAATACGCTGGCTTCGGACAAATCCGCTTTTACAAACCTGAATCAGGCCTATTGCAAATACGGATTTTTCCTGAAAGTTCCTAAAAATATGGTTATTGAAAAGCCGATCCATGTTTTCTATATTTCTCAGAACCAGGAAGAGAATACTTTCTACAATACCCGAAATCTGCTGATTGTAGAAGAAGGTGCCAAGGTAGAAATTATTGAAAGCCACCATAATTTCGACAGTACATATGTGCTTACGAATTCGGTGACGGAAATCTTCACGTATCCGAACGCAAAAGCGGATTGGCATAAACTGCAGAATGACAGCGATACGTCTTATTTAGTCGACAGCACTTTTGCAAGACAGGAAAAAGACAGTTTAACGACGGTAAATACCTTCTCTTTCGGAGGTAAGCTGGTAAGAAACAACCTGGATTTCATTCATAACGGATCAAACATTAATTCGTTCATGAACGGAATCACGATTATCGGTAAAGACCAGTTGGTTGACCATCACACGGCGGTTCATCACAACTTCCCGAACTGTGAAAGCTACCAGAACTATAAAGGAATTTTTGATGGAAAATCCCACGGGGTTTTCAACGGGAAAGTTTTTGTAGATAAAATTGCCCAGAAAACGAATGCCTACCAGCAAAATAACAATGTTTTACTAAGCGAAGGCGCTGCGATCGATACCAAACCTCAGCTTGAGATCTTTGCAGATGACGTGAAATGTTCACACGGCTGTACGGTTGGCCAGCTAAATGAAGATGCTCTTTTTTATCTTAGAGCAAGAGGAATTTCTAAAAAAGAAGCTCAGGCGCTTTTACTCTATGCATTTGCGAATGATGCCATGCAGAATATCGACATCGAGCCTTTAAAAGAAAAAATTTCTAAGCTTCTGGCTGAGAAATTAGAAGTAGATATAGAATTTTAA
- a CDS encoding iron-sulfur cluster assembly accessory protein: protein MIKVSDQAKAKAVQLMTEEGFNPAEDFVRVGVKSGGCSGLEYVLKFDNQKTDTDQLFEDNNIKIVVDKKSILYLAGTTLEYSGGLNGKGFVFNNPNASRTCGCGESFSL from the coding sequence ATGATAAAAGTATCAGACCAAGCAAAGGCAAAAGCCGTTCAGCTGATGACAGAAGAAGGCTTTAACCCTGCCGAAGACTTTGTGAGAGTAGGCGTAAAAAGCGGAGGATGTTCTGGTTTAGAATATGTTTTAAAGTTTGACAACCAAAAAACAGACACTGATCAACTATTTGAAGACAATAACATAAAAATTGTTGTAGATAAAAAATCCATCCTCTATTTAGCAGGAACAACTCTTGAATATTCGGGAGGATTAAACGGAAAAGGATTTGTTTTTAACAATCCGAATGCATCCAGAACTTGCGGATGCGGTGAAAGTTTTTCTCTTTAA
- a CDS encoding neutral zinc metallopeptidase — protein MRWTDDRSDNVEDRRGLGGGAVVGGGLGTLIIAAIIFFLGGDPSSILSSGAGSGAARTEQRELSQNELKIREFVKMVTAENEETWTKIFAENGMQYKPAKVILFEDTTQSGCGVAQSAMGPFYCPADQSVYMDMSFFKELESRFGAKVTEFSIAYVMAHEMGHHVQTLLGTTQKVDELRRSGRYSEAEMNRVSVATELQADFYAGVWAKQTDSREHILEPGDIQSAIEAAEAVGDDNIQRRSQGYVNQESFTHGSSAQRKEWFMKGYETGDIRQGDTFNQLLK, from the coding sequence ATGAGATGGACTGACGACAGGAGTGATAATGTGGAAGACAGGCGCGGGCTTGGCGGCGGAGCCGTTGTAGGCGGCGGGCTGGGAACACTGATTATTGCTGCTATTATATTTTTCTTAGGAGGAGATCCCTCTTCCATTCTTTCTTCAGGTGCAGGTTCCGGCGCAGCCAGAACCGAACAGCGTGAACTGAGCCAGAATGAGCTGAAAATCCGTGAATTTGTAAAGATGGTAACTGCCGAAAACGAAGAAACCTGGACTAAAATTTTTGCAGAAAACGGCATGCAGTACAAGCCGGCAAAAGTAATTCTTTTTGAAGATACAACTCAGTCGGGCTGTGGCGTAGCACAATCTGCCATGGGGCCATTTTATTGTCCGGCAGACCAGTCGGTATACATGGACATGAGTTTCTTTAAGGAGCTTGAATCGCGTTTCGGAGCAAAAGTTACCGAATTTTCGATTGCTTATGTTATGGCCCATGAAATGGGACATCACGTTCAAACTTTATTGGGGACTACGCAAAAAGTGGATGAACTGAGAAGAAGCGGCAGATATTCCGAAGCTGAAATGAACCGGGTTTCAGTTGCGACAGAGCTTCAGGCAGATTTTTACGCGGGTGTATGGGCAAAACAGACCGACAGCAGAGAGCATATTCTGGAACCGGGAGACATCCAGTCGGCGATTGAAGCGGCAGAAGCTGTCGGAGACGACAATATCCAGAGAAGGTCTCAGGGGTATGTAAATCAGGAGAGCTTTACCCACGGATCCTCTGCACAGCGTAAAGAATGGTTTATGAAAGGATATGAAACCGGCGATATAAGACAAGGAGATACATTCAACCAGCTTTTGAAATAG
- a CDS encoding tetratricopeptide repeat protein, producing MAKLTNEQEGKETVEFFKDLDREALNTERFIEKYSKPLAIVFGLLVLGVLGFFGYQQFVVAPKNVEAVKSFLAAQKNLAEGKDKEALGGKSAANPGFLGTYNEYSGTAIGKLSAYNAGLLKFKEGKFQEAYDLLDDFSSDNKTLMAMKYGAMADAKSGLNKNDEALQLLDKAASASDDPYTTYYFTRKAGILALGLKKNAEAKKYFATIDEKYQDYDNGMSDSYIEMTKYY from the coding sequence ATGGCAAAACTTACAAACGAGCAAGAGGGTAAAGAAACGGTTGAGTTTTTTAAAGATCTTGACAGAGAAGCTTTAAACACAGAAAGATTCATTGAGAAATATTCAAAGCCTTTGGCTATTGTTTTCGGATTACTTGTTCTGGGAGTTCTGGGTTTCTTCGGTTACCAACAATTTGTTGTCGCTCCTAAAAACGTGGAAGCTGTAAAAAGTTTCCTGGCAGCTCAGAAAAACCTTGCTGAAGGGAAAGATAAAGAAGCACTGGGCGGAAAATCTGCTGCGAATCCGGGATTCCTGGGAACGTATAACGAATATTCCGGTACTGCAATCGGTAAACTTTCTGCTTACAATGCAGGTCTGCTGAAGTTTAAAGAAGGAAAATTCCAGGAAGCGTATGACCTGCTAGACGATTTTTCGTCTGATAACAAAACGCTGATGGCTATGAAATACGGTGCTATGGCTGATGCAAAATCAGGACTAAATAAAAACGACGAAGCATTGCAGTTATTAGACAAAGCAGCTTCCGCTTCAGACGATCCTTACACTACTTATTATTTCACAAGAAAAGCGGGGATCCTGGCATTAGGATTAAAGAAAAATGCAGAAGCTAAAAAATATTTCGCCACCATAGACGAAAAATATCAGGACTACGACAACGGAATGTCCGATTCTTATATCGAAATGACTAAATATTACTAA
- a CDS encoding glutathionylspermidine synthase family protein, translated as MKRTASQFRKNWEDKLENLGFGYHSLEGLYWDESHYYEFSMQEVDTLEKATAELWQMCLEAVDYIIEKDLWDRFNIPDWFRKYIITSWEEDHPSVYGRFDFGFDGKNLKLLEFNADTPTSLYEASVIQWYWLQEMFPEKDQFNSIHEKLVDYWKYLTQYMNPHYIYFASLTNIEDVTNVEYLRDCATQAGFETEFIPIQDIGWAEEIKEFIAGDGSVMDYIFKLYPYEWILGDGFGEKLVENGFRSQWIEPAWKILLSSKAILPILWEMYPDHPYLLPAYFEQKDLKNFVKKPIYSREGANITLYKNGIPVEENAGAYGKEGFIYQQSFDLPDFDGNYPVIGSWVIGQEPAGIGIRESVHLITNNQSRFVPHLISG; from the coding sequence ATGAAAAGAACAGCATCGCAATTTCGTAAAAACTGGGAAGATAAGCTCGAAAACCTGGGTTTCGGCTATCATTCTCTGGAAGGACTGTACTGGGACGAAAGCCATTATTATGAATTTTCCATGCAGGAAGTTGATACCCTCGAAAAGGCAACCGCCGAATTATGGCAGATGTGCCTGGAAGCGGTAGATTACATTATTGAGAAAGACCTTTGGGACCGTTTTAACATTCCCGATTGGTTCAGGAAGTATATCATCACCAGCTGGGAAGAAGACCATCCTTCGGTTTACGGCAGGTTTGATTTCGGTTTCGACGGCAAAAATTTAAAGCTGCTTGAGTTTAATGCAGATACGCCGACTTCGCTGTATGAGGCATCGGTGATCCAGTGGTACTGGCTGCAGGAGATGTTCCCGGAGAAAGACCAGTTCAATTCGATTCATGAGAAACTGGTGGATTACTGGAAATACCTTACCCAATACATGAACCCGCATTATATTTATTTCGCTTCATTAACCAATATTGAGGATGTTACCAATGTGGAGTATCTTCGCGACTGTGCGACACAGGCGGGTTTCGAAACGGAATTTATCCCGATTCAGGACATCGGCTGGGCGGAAGAAATTAAAGAATTTATTGCCGGTGACGGTTCGGTCATGGATTATATTTTCAAGCTGTATCCTTACGAGTGGATTCTCGGGGACGGCTTTGGGGAAAAGCTGGTCGAAAACGGCTTCCGGTCTCAGTGGATCGAGCCGGCCTGGAAAATCCTTCTTTCATCAAAAGCGATTTTGCCCATCCTCTGGGAAATGTATCCGGATCATCCTTATCTGCTGCCTGCTTATTTTGAGCAAAAAGATTTAAAGAATTTCGTTAAAAAACCGATTTACTCCAGAGAAGGGGCGAACATTACGCTGTATAAAAACGGGATTCCTGTAGAAGAGAATGCGGGTGCCTACGGAAAAGAAGGCTTCATTTACCAGCAGTCATTCGATCTTCCTGATTTCGACGGAAATTATCCTGTAATCGGAAGCTGGGTGATCGGTCAGGAGCCTGCGGGCATTGGTATCAGGGAAAGTGTTCACCTGATCACCAATAACCAGAGCCGTTTTGTGCCACATCTTATCAGCGGTTAA
- the ribH gene encoding 6,7-dimethyl-8-ribityllumazine synthase translates to MATVNLSDYKPLHITNADEFSIGIVFSEWNDFVTYNLRDAALEILQKEGVKSENIRLFPVPGAFELSYASMQLCKERKFDAVISIGCVIRGETPHFDYVCSAVAQGIKDCNILTDTPTIFCVLTDDTKEQSIARSGGDLGNKGVEAAVTALRMIDFRKNISGKKGNIGFGHS, encoded by the coding sequence ATGGCAACAGTTAATCTTTCCGATTACAAGCCACTTCATATAACCAATGCCGATGAGTTTTCTATCGGCATTGTTTTTTCTGAGTGGAATGATTTTGTAACTTATAATCTTCGTGATGCAGCACTGGAAATCCTTCAGAAAGAAGGCGTAAAATCCGAAAACATCAGATTGTTTCCGGTACCGGGAGCTTTTGAACTCAGCTACGCAAGCATGCAGCTTTGCAAAGAGCGCAAATTTGACGCAGTAATTTCAATCGGGTGTGTTATCCGCGGAGAGACCCCTCACTTTGATTATGTATGCTCAGCAGTAGCCCAGGGTATTAAAGACTGTAATATATTAACGGATACTCCAACTATTTTCTGTGTTTTAACGGATGACACAAAAGAGCAGTCGATCGCGAGAAGCGGCGGAGATCTTGGGAATAAAGGAGTGGAAGCGGCAGTTACCGCGCTGAGAATGATTGATTTCAGGAAAAATATTTCCGGCAAAAAAGGGAATATCGGTTTCGGCCATTCATAA
- a CDS encoding LTA synthase family protein, which yields MFSQKLRPFFYLGTLYLTISLITRLVFLFHPITTVSFGIFEILKILLTGVLNDVLVFILTCPFLALYFLFLSNSKYQKPYGQIILGLLILLFLYILLIPDNIFKQYGGSVAEIALAFIGVKIVFFALMFFLPERRLQIRNSLYFITLFLYVLLIVFNAISEYFFYNEFGLRYNFIAVDYLIYTNEVIGNIMESYPVVPLFLAIAAVTITITVFIYRKTKNELSELPSLKQKTVLMGSYLILCGISIFGLNFTTKIKGSSVFEEEIEANGLPKFYWAFTHNELDYFQFYPEINQKEAEKNLLSQFAPPALKRNIVSARPEQKKNVVLISVESLSADFLAHYGNTQKITPFLDSLADRSLMFTNLYATGNRTVRGLEALTLCIPPTAGESIIKRENNKNKFTTGSVFKSKGYDVKFLYGGYSYFDNMEDFYKGNGYEIVDRNNFTPEEITFANVWGVADEDMAKKAISTMNAEARSGRPFFNHWMTVSNHRPFTYPNGKIDIPGDAKSREGGVKYTDYALRNFFAMAKKQSWYKNTVFIIIADHCASSAGDMELPMDKYRIPALIFSEGFIKPQKFTRTMSQIDVMPTLFGLLNFSYRSTFLGQDVFTKEFQPKAYIATYEDLGLIKDNHLTIISPVRKVKQYSLVQQKNNLSPEFNIYFDEHLLKEKDQDKQLVNATISAYQSTSYWLKKNMLNR from the coding sequence ATGTTCTCCCAGAAACTCAGGCCTTTTTTTTATTTAGGCACCCTCTATCTCACCATTTCCCTGATCACAAGACTCGTTTTTTTATTCCACCCGATTACTACGGTAAGCTTCGGTATTTTTGAAATTCTGAAGATCCTGCTGACTGGCGTGCTGAACGATGTCCTGGTTTTTATATTAACCTGCCCTTTCCTTGCCCTGTACTTCTTATTTTTATCCAATTCCAAGTACCAAAAACCTTACGGACAAATTATTTTGGGGCTGCTGATTTTGCTGTTTCTCTATATACTTCTTATTCCTGATAACATCTTTAAACAGTATGGTGGGTCGGTAGCAGAAATTGCGCTGGCGTTCATCGGCGTGAAGATTGTTTTCTTTGCCCTGATGTTCTTTCTTCCGGAAAGGCGATTACAGATACGGAACAGCCTGTATTTCATCACCCTTTTTCTTTATGTATTATTAATCGTTTTTAATGCTATAAGCGAATATTTCTTTTACAATGAATTCGGGCTGAGATATAATTTTATTGCCGTAGACTACCTCATCTATACCAATGAAGTCATCGGAAATATTATGGAGAGCTATCCCGTAGTTCCTTTATTTCTGGCTATTGCTGCAGTAACCATTACCATTACGGTTTTCATTTACCGAAAAACGAAAAATGAACTTTCTGAACTTCCCAGCCTGAAACAGAAAACCGTTTTAATGGGTTCTTACCTGATCTTATGCGGGATCAGTATATTCGGATTAAATTTCACGACAAAAATCAAGGGCAGCAGTGTGTTTGAAGAAGAAATCGAGGCGAACGGGCTTCCGAAATTCTATTGGGCATTTACCCACAATGAGCTCGACTATTTCCAGTTTTATCCCGAAATTAATCAGAAAGAAGCAGAGAAGAACTTATTAAGCCAGTTTGCCCCGCCTGCATTAAAGAGAAACATTGTTTCGGCAAGACCGGAACAAAAGAAAAATGTCGTTTTAATTTCTGTTGAAAGCCTGTCTGCCGACTTTTTGGCGCATTACGGAAACACCCAGAAAATCACTCCGTTCTTAGACAGCCTGGCAGACCGGTCGCTGATGTTTACCAACCTGTACGCTACGGGGAACAGAACAGTGCGCGGGCTGGAAGCTTTAACTCTATGCATTCCGCCGACAGCCGGGGAAAGCATTATTAAAAGGGAAAACAATAAAAATAAATTTACCACCGGAAGCGTTTTTAAATCGAAAGGCTATGACGTGAAATTTTTATATGGCGGCTACAGCTATTTCGACAATATGGAAGATTTCTACAAAGGAAACGGCTATGAAATTGTAGACCGGAATAATTTCACACCGGAAGAAATCACTTTTGCCAATGTCTGGGGCGTGGCCGATGAGGATATGGCCAAGAAAGCGATCAGCACCATGAATGCAGAAGCCAGATCAGGAAGACCTTTTTTCAATCATTGGATGACGGTTTCCAACCACCGCCCGTTTACTTATCCGAACGGAAAGATCGATATTCCTGGCGACGCAAAATCCCGGGAAGGCGGGGTGAAATATACCGATTATGCCCTGAGAAATTTTTTTGCAATGGCAAAGAAACAGAGTTGGTACAAAAATACCGTATTCATTATCATTGCCGACCACTGTGCTTCCAGCGCAGGAGATATGGAACTGCCGATGGACAAATACCGGATTCCGGCCTTGATTTTCTCGGAAGGATTTATTAAGCCCCAGAAATTTACCCGGACCATGTCGCAGATCGATGTTATGCCTACCCTTTTCGGATTGCTGAATTTCAGCTACCGGTCCACATTCCTGGGACAGGATGTATTCACGAAAGAATTTCAGCCTAAAGCTTATATCGCGACTTATGAGGATTTAGGATTGATAAAAGATAATCATTTAACCATTATTTCGCCGGTCCGGAAAGTGAAACAATATTCTTTGGTTCAGCAGAAAAACAATCTTTCCCCAGAATTCAATATTTATTTTGATGAACATCTGTTAAAAGAAAAAGATCAGGATAAACAATTGGTCAATGCCACAATATCTGCTTATCAGTCCACTTCCTACTGGCTGAAAAAGAATATGCTTAACCGCTGA
- a CDS encoding four helix bundle protein, whose translation MATYRSFEDLEIWQLSRELCNDIYEIIESSELKNNFRLANQIDGSSGSIMDNIAEGFERNGNKEFIQFLYISKASCGETRSQLYRVLDRNFISDEKFEVLKTKTTDLSKKIGGFIFYLQKSDLKGSKYKNR comes from the coding sequence TTGGCAACGTATAGAAGTTTTGAAGATTTGGAAATATGGCAGCTTTCAAGAGAACTTTGTAACGACATTTACGAAATTATTGAAAGTTCTGAGCTAAAGAACAATTTTCGCCTGGCAAATCAGATTGACGGATCTTCAGGCTCAATAATGGATAATATTGCTGAAGGGTTTGAGAGAAATGGAAATAAGGAGTTTATACAATTCTTATATATTTCTAAAGCATCGTGTGGAGAAACAAGATCTCAATTGTACAGGGTATTAGACAGGAATTTTATTTCTGATGAAAAATTTGAAGTTTTAAAAACAAAAACAACAGATTTAAGCAAGAAAATTGGAGGCTTTATATTTTATTTACAGAAAAGTGATCTTAAAGGCTCGAAATATAAAAACAGATAA
- the sufB gene encoding Fe-S cluster assembly protein SufB, producing MNKYTEDDLRVDLENKKYEFGWETKIDYEDFPIGLNEDIIRAISAKKEEPEWMTEWRLESFRIWLKMTEPDWANIKYEKPDFQAIRYYAAPKVKPELESLDEVDPELLATFAKLGINIEEQKRLSGVAVDIVMDSVSVKTTFQDTLMEKGIIFCSISEAIKNHPDLVRKHLGKVVPRGDNFYAALNSAVFSDGSFCYIPKGVRCPMELSTYFRINQAGTGQFERTLVIADEGSYVSYLEGCTAPSRDENQLHAAVVELIALDNAEIKYSTVQNWYPGNEEGKGGVFNFVTKRGLCEKNAKISWTQVETGSAVTWKYPSCILKGDGSIGEFYSIAVTNNHQYADTGTKMIHIGKNTKSTIISKGISAGKSQNSYRGLVKVMPSAKGSRNFSQCDSLLMGNECGAHTFPYIEIKDPSAQLEHEATTSKIGEDQIFYCNQRGIDTERAIALIVNGFSKEVLNKLPMEFAIEAQKLLEISLEGSVG from the coding sequence ATGAATAAGTATACTGAAGACGATTTACGCGTCGATCTAGAAAATAAAAAGTATGAATTCGGCTGGGAAACCAAAATTGATTATGAAGATTTCCCGATAGGATTAAACGAAGACATCATCCGTGCCATCTCTGCAAAAAAAGAAGAACCGGAATGGATGACAGAATGGCGTCTGGAATCTTTCAGGATCTGGCTGAAAATGACGGAACCGGATTGGGCCAACATCAAATATGAAAAGCCGGATTTCCAGGCCATCAGATATTATGCTGCTCCAAAGGTAAAGCCTGAGCTTGAAAGCCTTGACGAAGTGGATCCTGAATTACTCGCTACCTTTGCCAAATTGGGCATCAACATCGAAGAACAGAAAAGACTTTCCGGCGTTGCCGTAGACATTGTAATGGACTCGGTTTCAGTGAAAACAACCTTCCAGGATACCCTGATGGAGAAAGGGATTATCTTCTGCTCTATTTCCGAAGCCATTAAAAACCATCCTGATCTTGTAAGAAAGCATCTTGGGAAAGTAGTTCCCAGAGGTGATAATTTTTACGCTGCCTTAAACTCCGCGGTATTCTCCGACGGAAGTTTCTGCTATATTCCGAAAGGGGTAAGATGCCCTATGGAACTTTCTACCTATTTCCGTATCAACCAAGCCGGTACCGGACAGTTTGAAAGAACTCTGGTGATCGCCGATGAAGGAAGTTACGTTTCTTATCTTGAAGGCTGTACGGCACCATCAAGAGATGAAAACCAGCTTCACGCTGCGGTGGTTGAACTGATTGCCCTGGATAATGCCGAAATTAAATATTCAACCGTTCAGAACTGGTACCCAGGGAATGAAGAAGGAAAAGGCGGGGTTTTCAATTTCGTAACGAAGAGAGGACTTTGCGAGAAAAATGCAAAAATTTCGTGGACACAGGTGGAGACCGGTTCTGCCGTAACCTGGAAATATCCTTCTTGTATTTTAAAAGGAGACGGATCAATCGGTGAGTTCTACTCTATTGCTGTGACCAATAATCACCAGTATGCAGATACCGGAACAAAGATGATCCACATCGGGAAGAATACGAAATCAACCATTATTTCCAAAGGGATCTCTGCCGGAAAATCGCAGAACTCATACCGAGGACTTGTAAAAGTAATGCCTTCTGCAAAAGGATCAAGAAACTTTTCCCAGTGTGATTCCCTGCTGATGGGCAACGAATGCGGCGCGCACACTTTCCCTTATATTGAAATCAAAGATCCGTCTGCACAGTTGGAGCATGAAGCAACGACTTCCAAGATTGGAGAAGACCAGATTTTCTACTGTAACCAGAGGGGAATAGATACCGAAAGAGCAATTGCTCTGATCGTGAATGGTTTCAGCAAAGAAGTTTTAAACAAGTTGCCGATGGAATTCGCCATTGAAGCCCAGAAATTGCTGGAGATTTCTTTGGAGGGCTCTGTAGGATAA
- the sufC gene encoding Fe-S cluster assembly ATPase SufC has translation MLEIKNLHARIEDGAEILKGINLEIKPGEVHAIMGPNGAGKSTLSSVIAGKEDYEVTDGEIIFSGEDIIEDAPEERAHKGIFLSFQYPVEIPGVSVTNFIKAAMNENRKANGLEEMPAKEMLAMIREKSEKLGIKKDFLSRSLNEGFSGGEKKRNEIFQMMMLDPKLAILDETDSGLDIDALRIVADGVNAFKNEGNAVLLITHYQRLLNYIQPDFVHVLANGRIIKTGDKSLALELEEKGYDWLLN, from the coding sequence ATGTTAGAGATAAAAAACTTGCACGCCAGAATTGAAGACGGCGCAGAAATTTTAAAAGGAATTAATCTTGAAATAAAGCCGGGCGAAGTTCATGCGATCATGGGACCGAACGGTGCCGGGAAATCCACCCTTTCCTCTGTTATCGCAGGGAAGGAAGACTATGAGGTTACCGATGGTGAAATTATTTTCAGCGGTGAGGATATTATTGAAGATGCTCCTGAAGAAAGAGCACACAAAGGGATTTTCCTTTCTTTCCAATACCCGGTAGAAATTCCGGGGGTTTCTGTAACCAATTTCATCAAAGCAGCGATGAATGAAAACAGAAAAGCTAACGGATTAGAAGAAATGCCTGCCAAAGAAATGCTGGCGATGATCCGTGAGAAATCCGAAAAATTAGGCATCAAAAAAGACTTCCTTTCAAGATCGCTGAATGAAGGATTTTCCGGAGGTGAAAAGAAAAGAAACGAGATCTTCCAGATGATGATGCTCGATCCGAAACTGGCGATCCTGGATGAAACCGATTCCGGACTGGACATCGATGCTCTAAGAATTGTGGCAGACGGCGTTAATGCTTTTAAAAACGAAGGAAATGCAGTACTTCTGATTACCCACTATCAGAGATTGCTTAATTATATCCAACCCGATTTCGTTCACGTTTTAGCAAACGGAAGGATCATCAAGACCGGTGATAAATCGCTTGCTCTGGAACTTGAAGAAAAAGGGTATGACTGGCTTTTAAATTAA
- a CDS encoding GLPGLI family protein → MKRLGILALVLFVQTTFAQVNRFVYQVTMKPDASNKNDIKTENAYLDISPEKSVFYSENRIKRDSVMKATFQSGGARSFNREQMEGLRSNINYSVEKDKKTQKMMFKDRIGRDVYTYEEDRPLSWKILSETTKIGDYKVQKAETEFGGRKWTAWFTTDLPYQDGPYKFGGLPGLIVKAEDDKGDYSFDLMKNYKIDDFPAMNQFGNTIKVKRGDYVKQQKKFLEDPMSFMTQGGGTQIRIGGDGGPRGGGGGNPPADFRKRMEERVKDEAKKNSNPIELQ, encoded by the coding sequence ATGAAAAGATTAGGCATTCTTGCTTTAGTTCTGTTTGTGCAGACCACTTTTGCACAAGTAAACAGGTTTGTGTACCAGGTAACGATGAAACCGGATGCATCCAACAAAAACGATATTAAAACCGAAAATGCTTACCTGGATATTTCTCCGGAAAAATCGGTGTTTTATTCTGAAAACAGGATCAAGCGGGATTCTGTAATGAAAGCAACTTTCCAGAGTGGCGGCGCCAGAAGTTTCAACAGGGAACAGATGGAAGGCTTAAGGTCTAACATCAATTATTCGGTGGAAAAAGATAAGAAAACCCAGAAAATGATGTTTAAAGACAGAATCGGAAGGGATGTTTATACCTATGAGGAAGACCGTCCGCTCAGCTGGAAAATCCTTTCTGAAACCACGAAGATCGGAGATTATAAAGTGCAAAAAGCTGAAACGGAATTCGGCGGTAGAAAATGGACGGCCTGGTTTACCACAGATCTGCCTTATCAGGATGGTCCGTACAAATTCGGAGGACTTCCGGGGCTTATTGTAAAAGCAGAAGATGATAAAGGAGACTATTCTTTTGATTTAATGAAAAATTATAAAATTGATGATTTTCCTGCGATGAACCAGTTTGGAAATACCATTAAAGTAAAGAGGGGAGATTACGTAAAACAGCAGAAGAAATTTCTCGAAGACCCGATGTCTTTCATGACGCAGGGTGGCGGTACACAGATAAGAATCGGCGGTGATGGTGGTCCCCGTGGCGGTGGTGGCGGTAATCCTCCGGCTGATTTCAGAAAGAGAATGGAGGAGAGGGTAAAAGATGAAGCGAAGAAAAACAGCAACCCGATAGAATTGCAATAA